Proteins from a single region of Fibrobacter sp.:
- a CDS encoding PTS sugar transporter subunit IIA, with translation MALVYTKFYAQSDTFGRALGFAYDALVHGPLQFDAMATWKNLAERVKQGIYMGEGLLLPHTRVPGLAEPLMAFVVCPEGFTGIEIRGGEKAQFMCVLLSPAESATAHTTVIADMAKKMLNPEWKAKALKVTTDQEIRELFA, from the coding sequence ATGGCTTTAGTTTACACGAAGTTTTACGCACAAAGTGATACTTTTGGTCGTGCTCTTGGTTTTGCTTACGATGCGTTGGTGCATGGACCTCTTCAGTTTGACGCCATGGCAACGTGGAAGAATCTGGCTGAACGTGTAAAGCAGGGAATCTATATGGGCGAGGGCTTGCTCCTGCCCCATACCCGGGTGCCCGGCCTTGCTGAACCCCTCATGGCCTTTGTGGTTTGCCCCGAAGGCTTTACCGGAATCGAGATTCGTGGGGGAGAAAAGGCTCAGTTCATGTGCGTGCTGCTCTCTCCTGCAGAATCTGCTACCGCCCACACCACCGTCATCGCGGACATGGCTAAGAAAATGCTGAACCCTGAATGGAAGGCAAAGGCCCTCAAGGTCACTACAGACCAGGAAATCCGCGAATTGTTCGCGTAA
- a CDS encoding Rpn family recombination-promoting nuclease/putative transposase codes for MNKSTTNKHTREIPAELIGQVYLDPKYDPAFKELFDSEDTLKDFLDAVLNLEGDDKIKTINFSFDKTINFRTPQRKKVILDIFATTGSGRFLDIEMQKAEHDYFIDRAILYKAFLIIKGKQEMERSPEFKKLSKVERESRRYELPESIAIWLCDFDLPGHETSISDESKSKEGAPYMDEWHLSSRNSIESGHPVSIFPKNKYIIISLPNFKKSAKDVQGALDAWLYLLNHASDGTELPTFGNSAVEDALKRIRVENADEELLTAQVKDMVTKEENETRLASALLKGRALEKRDLAKALLAEGDSVEKVARCTGLTPEEIKAL; via the coding sequence ATGAACAAAAGTACAACTAATAAACACACCAGGGAAATTCCGGCGGAGCTTATCGGGCAAGTTTACTTAGACCCGAAATACGATCCCGCTTTCAAGGAACTTTTTGACAGTGAAGATACCCTCAAGGACTTTCTTGATGCGGTTCTGAATTTAGAAGGCGATGATAAAATCAAGACAATCAATTTCTCCTTTGACAAGACAATAAACTTCCGCACGCCGCAAAGAAAGAAAGTCATTCTGGATATTTTCGCCACCACAGGTTCCGGGCGATTTCTTGACATTGAAATGCAGAAGGCGGAACACGACTACTTCATTGACCGAGCAATTCTCTACAAGGCCTTCCTGATAATCAAGGGCAAGCAGGAAATGGAACGATCGCCGGAATTCAAGAAACTTTCGAAAGTGGAGAGGGAAAGCCGTCGGTACGAGTTGCCTGAATCTATCGCCATTTGGTTGTGTGACTTCGACTTGCCCGGACACGAAACTTCGATCTCCGATGAATCAAAATCAAAGGAAGGCGCACCCTACATGGACGAGTGGCATCTCAGCAGTCGCAACAGCATCGAGTCCGGCCATCCCGTTTCCATCTTCCCGAAAAATAAGTATATTATCATCAGTCTGCCAAACTTCAAGAAATCCGCAAAGGATGTGCAAGGCGCCCTGGACGCATGGCTCTACCTGCTGAACCACGCCAGTGACGGCACAGAACTTCCCACTTTTGGAAACAGCGCCGTTGAAGACGCCCTGAAGCGCATCCGCGTAGAGAATGCAGACGAGGAACTCTTAACGGCTCAGGTAAAGGACATGGTTACGAAGGAAGAAAACGAAACCCGTTTGGCAAGCGCCCTACTCAAGGGCCGCGCTTTGGAAAAGAGAGATCTTGCCAAGGCCTTGCTTGCCGAAGGTGATTCTGTAGAAAAAGTTGCACGATGCACAGGTCTCACTCCTGAAGAAATCAAGGCTCTATAA